From Gimesia panareensis, the proteins below share one genomic window:
- a CDS encoding carbon storage regulator gives MHIISRGANESILIGEHTVVKVLEVFEDRVKLSIESPGAEPAYWEETVYLDPVLESEELESVEISG, from the coding sequence ATGCATATTATCTCTCGTGGAGCGAATGAGAGTATCCTCATTGGGGAACATACAGTAGTTAAAGTTTTAGAAGTGTTTGAGGATCGCGTCAAATTATCGATTGAATCTCCCGGAGCGGAGCCCGCTTACTGGGAAGAGACCGTTTATCTGGATCCCGTACTCGAATCGGAAGAGCTGGAATCAGTTGAAATCAGCGGCTGA
- a CDS encoding isoprenyl transferase: MPAISEQDGESLGLESRQLPRHIAIIMDGNGRWASRRGFPRIDGHRQGVNSVRTVVEESTRLGIEQLTLYCLSSENWKRPALELNLLMQLLKKFVIGEREEIMRQNIRFTTIGRRTDIPDDVLAEVDRTISESRDNTGMQLCLALNYGSRSEIVDAVKSIVHEVEQGKLKAEEINEDVISSHLYTSGMPDPDLVIRTAGEMRVSNFLLWQISYAELWVTETYWPDFSVNDFWQALRDFAARDRRFGGLKG, translated from the coding sequence GTGCCCGCTATTTCGGAACAGGATGGGGAATCGCTGGGCCTGGAGTCCCGCCAACTGCCAAGGCATATCGCGATTATCATGGACGGTAACGGTCGCTGGGCTTCCCGCCGTGGATTTCCACGGATTGACGGTCACCGGCAGGGAGTGAACAGCGTTCGCACTGTGGTGGAAGAATCGACCCGACTGGGAATCGAACAGTTAACGCTTTACTGCCTCAGCAGTGAGAACTGGAAACGGCCCGCACTCGAACTCAATCTGCTGATGCAGCTGCTGAAAAAATTCGTCATCGGCGAACGTGAAGAGATCATGCGGCAGAATATCCGCTTCACGACCATCGGTCGCCGTACCGACATTCCCGATGATGTGCTCGCAGAAGTTGACAGAACAATCAGTGAGAGCCGGGATAATACCGGCATGCAGCTTTGCCTGGCATTAAATTATGGCAGCCGTTCCGAAATTGTGGATGCCGTCAAATCGATCGTGCACGAAGTCGAACAGGGCAAACTCAAGGCGGAAGAGATCAACGAAGATGTGATTTCTTCACATCTTTATACCTCGGGCATGCCTGACCCGGATCTGGTGATTCGGACCGCAGGTGAAATGCGGGTCAGCAATTTTCTGCTCTGGCAAATCAGCTATGCCGAATTGTGGGTCACGGAAACCTACTGGCCTGATTTTTCCGTCAATGATTTCTGGCAGGCACTGCGCGACTTTGCAGCCCGCGACCGCCGCTTCGGTGGGTTGAAAGGATAA
- a CDS encoding right-handed parallel beta-helix repeat-containing protein yields MRGIVICLSTLLVLGYLLITSPTSRSQNQTSELPPALDSSVKAYGARGDGQTDDSAAIQRAVDSRQGQIVFPKGVYRLTKTIEINLDKLGPTSVSSDGTATIIMAGPGPAFRFIGTHEGTASPHTVKENVWLKQRSPMVDGLEIVGDHEEACGIEATGTMQITLTRLTIRRALHAIHFVKRNRNVIVSNCHLYENRGAGVYYDKVSIHQSNIVGCHISYNAQGGVVVNKGDIRNIQIGTCDLEGNMGDENSQPTANVLIDSEGAMVGEIEIVGCTIQHTHDAPGSANIRINENARIRPHSPEHRDGNITIADNVLSDVQTNIEITSARGVTVTGNTMWKGYTHNIRIHDCNNIVVSNNVLDRNPRYHYGDGNTAQVGMLFTNCDGCTITGNHINGTGAERVAFEVRDSRRMNIVGCSILDYSTTGLLLKNVSDSRVSDCLIRTDLPDSQGTQALQIIGGKDNQIVNNLYKK; encoded by the coding sequence ATGCGTGGAATCGTGATCTGTCTTTCAACGCTCCTGGTTCTCGGCTACCTGCTGATAACTTCTCCAACCAGCCGTTCACAGAATCAGACCAGTGAGCTGCCGCCCGCACTCGACTCCAGTGTTAAAGCTTACGGTGCCCGGGGAGACGGCCAGACGGACGACAGCGCCGCCATCCAGCGGGCCGTCGATTCCCGGCAGGGACAGATCGTCTTTCCTAAGGGAGTCTATCGACTCACCAAAACGATCGAAATCAATCTGGACAAACTCGGCCCGACTTCCGTCAGTTCGGACGGCACTGCCACGATCATCATGGCCGGCCCGGGTCCCGCCTTTCGTTTCATCGGCACGCATGAAGGGACCGCTAGCCCGCACACCGTGAAGGAAAACGTCTGGCTCAAGCAGCGTTCGCCGATGGTCGACGGACTGGAAATTGTCGGCGATCATGAGGAAGCCTGCGGCATTGAAGCAACCGGCACCATGCAGATCACGCTCACCCGTCTGACGATCCGTCGGGCGCTACATGCGATTCACTTCGTGAAACGCAACCGAAACGTGATCGTCTCCAATTGCCATCTGTATGAAAACCGCGGTGCAGGCGTGTATTACGATAAAGTCAGCATTCATCAGTCGAACATTGTCGGCTGCCATATTTCCTATAACGCGCAGGGTGGCGTGGTCGTCAACAAAGGGGATATCCGCAATATCCAGATCGGCACCTGCGACCTCGAAGGCAACATGGGGGATGAAAACTCCCAACCGACGGCCAACGTGCTGATCGACTCCGAAGGGGCCATGGTGGGAGAAATTGAGATCGTGGGCTGTACGATTCAACACACTCACGATGCGCCCGGCTCGGCGAACATCCGTATCAATGAGAACGCCCGCATCCGGCCGCACTCTCCCGAACATCGCGACGGCAATATCACCATCGCCGACAATGTGCTCTCCGATGTGCAGACCAATATCGAGATTACTAGCGCCCGCGGCGTGACAGTCACCGGCAATACGATGTGGAAAGGTTACACGCATAACATCCGCATCCACGACTGCAACAATATCGTTGTTTCCAATAACGTCCTGGATCGCAATCCGCGCTACCATTACGGTGACGGGAACACCGCCCAGGTCGGGATGCTGTTTACCAACTGCGACGGCTGCACGATCACCGGCAACCACATTAACGGGACCGGCGCTGAGCGGGTCGCCTTTGAAGTGCGCGATTCGCGACGGATGAATATCGTCGGCTGTTCGATTCTCGATTATTCCACCACGGGACTCCTGTTGAAAAACGTTTCCGACAGCCGCGTTTCCGACTGCCTGATTCGCACCGATCTGCCAGACAGCCAGGGCACTCAGGCTCTCCAGATCATCGGCGGCAAAGACAATCAAATAGTCAACAACCTTTATAAAAAGTAG
- the hisG gene encoding ATP phosphoribosyltransferase has protein sequence MSDKVLKLGIPAGSLQESTAELFKRAGYVIKFSSRSYYPTIDDDEIECLLIRAQEMARYVDQGILDAGITGYDWILETGADVQEICELQFSKVSRRPVRWVLCVPEDSPVQSVKDLEGKRIATEVVGMTERYLEKHGVTAKVEFSWGATEVKPPKLADAIVEVTETGSSLRANNLRIVEELMQSTTRFIANKQAFEDPWKREKLENIAMMLESCLAAEGKVCLMMNVVRTDLEKVLNLLPALQKPTVSSLSDPDWVAINTIMEESVVRSIVPKLKAAGACGVVEYQISKIID, from the coding sequence ATGTCCGACAAGGTCTTAAAACTCGGTATTCCCGCGGGAAGTTTACAGGAATCGACGGCTGAATTATTCAAACGCGCCGGTTATGTCATCAAATTTTCCTCCCGGTCCTACTACCCGACAATCGACGATGATGAAATCGAATGCCTGCTGATCCGGGCCCAGGAAATGGCCCGCTATGTCGATCAGGGAATTCTGGACGCCGGGATCACCGGTTATGACTGGATCCTGGAAACCGGGGCAGACGTACAGGAAATCTGCGAACTGCAGTTCTCCAAAGTCAGCCGTCGCCCGGTCCGCTGGGTGCTCTGCGTGCCCGAAGACTCTCCCGTGCAGTCGGTCAAAGACCTGGAAGGCAAACGGATCGCCACCGAAGTGGTTGGCATGACCGAACGGTATCTCGAAAAGCATGGCGTGACCGCGAAAGTCGAATTCTCCTGGGGTGCCACGGAAGTCAAACCTCCCAAACTGGCCGATGCGATTGTGGAAGTGACCGAAACCGGTTCTTCGCTGCGGGCGAATAACCTGCGGATCGTGGAAGAGCTGATGCAGAGCACGACCCGCTTCATCGCCAACAAGCAGGCGTTCGAAGATCCCTGGAAACGGGAGAAGCTGGAAAACATCGCCATGATGCTCGAGTCCTGCCTGGCTGCAGAAGGCAAAGTCTGCCTGATGATGAACGTCGTGCGGACCGATCTGGAAAAAGTACTCAACCTGCTGCCCGCGCTGCAGAAGCCGACCGTTTCTTCGCTCTCCGATCCAGACTGGGTCGCCATCAATACGATTATGGAAGAATCGGTTGTACGCTCAATTGTGCCGAAACTGAAAGCCGCTGGTGCCTGCGGCGTCGTCGAATACCAGATTTCTAAAATCATCGACTGA
- a CDS encoding tetratricopeptide repeat protein, whose product MRFWIPCYLIFSLAGLVSVAPADEKQQPAEKNQKAQALQQTLQKQVDELSAQIKQSPQQTSLYSRRGDAYFFLGQFKQAVADYDKMVELDPAIKTSHWRRGIACYYAKQYADAARQFEIYHSFDNVDRENGIWRFFSQYQAKGAEAARKGLLKYEKDDREPFPDLYRLFEGKTTPEAILKNIRSAEISDQEREKRLFYANLYIGLNASLHGQTEAARTYLKQAVANQWGPRAGFGPNYMWHTGRLELQLLSKPAK is encoded by the coding sequence ATGCGATTTTGGATCCCCTGCTACCTGATTTTCAGCCTGGCTGGTCTGGTCAGCGTCGCTCCTGCGGACGAAAAGCAGCAGCCCGCGGAGAAAAATCAGAAAGCGCAGGCCCTGCAACAGACTTTGCAGAAGCAGGTGGATGAGTTATCGGCTCAGATAAAACAATCGCCTCAGCAAACGTCGCTCTATTCTCGACGGGGCGATGCGTATTTTTTTCTGGGTCAGTTCAAACAGGCGGTCGCGGATTATGACAAGATGGTCGAACTCGATCCCGCGATCAAAACCTCTCACTGGCGACGGGGGATTGCCTGTTATTATGCCAAACAGTACGCCGATGCAGCCCGGCAGTTCGAAATCTATCACTCGTTTGATAACGTCGATCGTGAGAACGGAATCTGGCGGTTCTTCTCCCAGTATCAGGCCAAAGGAGCGGAGGCAGCTCGCAAGGGGCTGTTGAAATATGAAAAAGATGACCGTGAGCCCTTTCCGGACCTGTACCGCCTGTTTGAAGGGAAAACGACCCCGGAAGCCATTCTCAAAAACATCCGCTCTGCAGAAATCAGCGATCAGGAGCGTGAAAAACGTCTGTTTTACGCGAATCTCTACATCGGTCTGAATGCATCTCTGCACGGTCAGACAGAGGCGGCCAGAACTTATCTGAAGCAGGCGGTCGCCAACCAGTGGGGGCCTCGCGCCGGCTTTGGTCCCAATTATATGTGGCATACCGGTCGTCTGGAGTTACAATTACTTTCTAAGCCCGCCAAATAA
- a CDS encoding amino acid kinase family protein yields MPIAVVKVGGSLFDLPDLGDRLTGLLAQLNGSRPLLISGGGRAADIVREWDRIHRLGETAAHWLAIQSLALNDRLLCELLPETRLVSSIESAQAVWSQNQIPVLSAYEYLTQSPSAGIAELPASWDVTSDSIAAWITLTWPADELILLKSVDLPEASSVQELSASGFVDPYLPELADALPGLRWCNLRSSTGSHQVATVTRGSSFQSRNATGPA; encoded by the coding sequence ATGCCGATCGCCGTCGTGAAAGTCGGAGGAAGCCTGTTCGATCTGCCGGACCTGGGAGATCGATTAACCGGATTACTGGCACAGCTGAACGGTTCCCGGCCCCTGCTGATTTCGGGAGGAGGTCGGGCCGCAGATATTGTCAGAGAATGGGATCGAATTCACCGCCTGGGAGAAACAGCCGCTCACTGGCTGGCGATTCAGTCACTCGCACTCAACGATCGTCTGCTCTGTGAATTACTTCCCGAGACCAGACTGGTCTCCTCAATTGAATCCGCGCAAGCTGTGTGGAGTCAGAATCAAATCCCAGTGCTCTCGGCTTATGAGTACCTGACGCAGTCCCCCTCCGCAGGCATAGCAGAGCTCCCCGCTTCCTGGGATGTGACCAGCGATTCGATTGCCGCCTGGATCACACTGACCTGGCCGGCAGATGAACTGATTCTGCTGAAGTCAGTTGATCTTCCCGAAGCTTCTTCAGTTCAGGAGTTGTCTGCCAGTGGGTTCGTTGATCCTTACCTGCCTGAGCTCGCAGATGCACTGCCCGGCCTGCGCTGGTGTAATTTGCGTTCCTCAACCGGTTCGCATCAAGTGGCAACCGTCACCAGGGGCAGCAGCTTCCAGAGCAGAAACGCCACGGGACCGGCATAA
- a CDS encoding phosphatidate cytidylyltransferase, translated as MLGWRLFISATLIPLLFGLFYLDQRAGSSAPWLLGLCCLLILRGSWEITQLLTVRNLKPGYRLVCLLSLLICVAAWLPWLIPSLQDATTNPQTLSLALLAVTYAVSILLLFLKNAICFEEPGQTMETLGAELLSVSYVGFLLAMLAELRWVAGPETGYLALGALIISAKLGDVGGYTFGRLWGKQKLVPRLSPGKTWMGGYGAIFGAALGAWLWLQFTPSLFNANWNAPAWYWSILFGAIIGVVGLVGDLCESLIKRDVGKKDSAELLPGFGGLLDLLDSPLYAGPVAFLLWKLLPLVTVAT; from the coding sequence ATGCTGGGCTGGCGGCTTTTCATTTCCGCAACTCTGATTCCCCTCCTGTTTGGTCTGTTCTATCTGGATCAGCGTGCCGGGAGCAGCGCACCCTGGCTGCTGGGACTCTGCTGCCTGCTGATCCTGCGGGGCAGTTGGGAAATCACGCAACTACTCACGGTGCGGAATCTGAAGCCCGGTTATCGGCTGGTCTGTCTGTTGTCGCTGTTGATCTGTGTGGCGGCCTGGCTCCCCTGGTTAATTCCCTCACTGCAGGATGCGACAACCAATCCGCAGACACTTTCGCTGGCGCTGCTGGCGGTAACTTACGCGGTTTCTATTCTGCTGCTGTTTCTGAAAAATGCGATCTGTTTCGAAGAACCGGGACAGACCATGGAAACACTGGGGGCCGAGCTACTTTCAGTATCGTATGTCGGCTTCCTGCTGGCGATGCTGGCAGAACTCCGCTGGGTAGCGGGACCGGAGACCGGTTATCTGGCACTGGGAGCATTGATCATCAGTGCCAAGCTGGGGGATGTCGGCGGCTATACTTTCGGTCGACTCTGGGGAAAACAGAAACTGGTCCCCCGGCTGAGTCCGGGAAAAACCTGGATGGGCGGCTATGGGGCGATTTTTGGAGCCGCGCTGGGCGCCTGGCTCTGGCTGCAGTTCACTCCTTCTTTGTTCAATGCGAACTGGAATGCACCAGCCTGGTACTGGTCGATCCTGTTCGGGGCGATCATCGGCGTGGTCGGACTGGTTGGGGATTTATGTGAATCGCTGATCAAGCGGGACGTTGGTAAAAAAGACTCCGCCGAACTACTGCCGGGATTCGGCGGCCTGCTCGATCTGCTGGACAGCCCGCTTTATGCCGGTCCCGTGGCGTTTCTGCTCTGGAAGCTGCTGCCCCTGGTGACGGTTGCCACTTGA
- a CDS encoding tetratricopeptide repeat protein, protein MKLYPPVSAFCLCALLSLVQTASQVQAQESGTAAPSDQEQKAQALKHARQGQAHLKDKHWKQAIAEFEKAVKLQPQNSMLHYLLSVSFLEDSQGSKAWSEVRKAVLLDMQNRNAINEFLKFWSFFDRQGVLNVGTPEVEVLKLLGPPDSKRELGTETQLTYGFMWLNLQQASLYAVIDTRGLSTEYTKALQTMEFQLGPKWRVGYRLMNGTSALTEYVTTEETVQKYQQMFSTQRLFKLGKEVSAEEMMNRIKNLVEKSYQVAEWNVIQPGENDIIFEWRVAANEKTPAQHEINRIVRGKRDLHRLAYVTRELPLSEGDRKKWIEQLKAAKVVLAHPGKQPLTPEQKEELVKQLTKKSREIIALQLKYIQEGDVEAMQPFFTKRVRDLITKESLARAREQAASATPEELVHSVTIEEVGDGIQAKVKMKNGRTLTTLVPVNRKWEADTIWFK, encoded by the coding sequence ATGAAACTCTACCCGCCAGTCTCTGCTTTCTGTCTGTGCGCTCTCTTATCCCTCGTACAGACTGCCTCGCAGGTACAGGCCCAGGAGAGTGGAACTGCCGCTCCTTCAGATCAGGAGCAGAAGGCACAGGCGCTGAAGCATGCCCGGCAGGGACAGGCACACCTGAAAGACAAACATTGGAAGCAGGCCATCGCGGAATTTGAAAAAGCGGTCAAATTACAGCCCCAAAACAGCATGCTGCATTACCTGCTGAGCGTCAGTTTTCTGGAAGATTCACAGGGCAGCAAGGCCTGGAGTGAAGTTCGCAAGGCCGTGCTGCTGGACATGCAGAACAGGAATGCCATCAACGAGTTTTTGAAGTTCTGGAGTTTCTTCGACCGGCAGGGTGTGCTCAACGTGGGGACCCCGGAGGTCGAGGTGCTGAAACTGCTGGGACCACCGGACTCGAAACGGGAGCTGGGCACAGAGACGCAGCTCACTTACGGATTCATGTGGCTGAACCTGCAGCAGGCCAGTTTGTATGCCGTGATTGACACCCGGGGGCTGAGCACCGAATACACCAAAGCATTACAGACCATGGAATTCCAGTTGGGGCCGAAATGGCGGGTCGGGTATCGTCTGATGAACGGCACCAGTGCCCTCACAGAGTATGTCACGACTGAGGAGACCGTGCAGAAGTATCAGCAGATGTTTTCCACACAACGTCTGTTCAAGCTGGGGAAAGAAGTTTCTGCCGAGGAGATGATGAACCGCATCAAAAACCTGGTCGAAAAGTCCTACCAGGTCGCAGAGTGGAATGTTATTCAGCCCGGTGAGAATGATATCATTTTCGAATGGCGCGTCGCGGCCAATGAAAAGACACCCGCACAGCATGAAATCAATCGTATCGTTAGAGGCAAACGTGATTTACACCGGCTGGCTTATGTGACGCGGGAGTTACCCCTCAGTGAAGGTGACCGTAAGAAGTGGATCGAGCAGCTGAAAGCCGCCAAAGTTGTTCTGGCACACCCGGGCAAGCAGCCCCTCACTCCTGAACAGAAAGAGGAACTGGTAAAACAGTTAACGAAAAAGTCGAGAGAAATCATCGCCCTGCAGCTGAAGTACATCCAGGAGGGGGATGTCGAAGCGATGCAGCCCTTTTTCACGAAACGGGTTCGCGATCTGATCACAAAGGAATCACTCGCCCGGGCCCGGGAGCAGGCCGCTTCAGCAACTCCAGAGGAGCTCGTGCATTCCGTTACGATCGAAGAGGTCGGGGACGGGATTCAGGCCAAGGTCAAAATGAAGAATGGCAGGACGCTGACCACACTGGTTCCCGTCAACAGAAAATGGGAAGCAGATACGATCTGGTTCAAGTGA
- the cysC gene encoding adenylyl-sulfate kinase has product MAEQKATNVTWHEHHVSKEQRCQQNGHKGAVLWFTGLSGSGKSTIANTVDHKLFEKGKHTFVLDGDNVRMGLNKNLGFSPEDRTENIRRIGEVSKLYTDAGILVMTAFISPYREDRDQVREILGDGEFIEIFVKASLETCEERDPKGLYKKARAGEIKGFTGIDAPYEEPEKAELILDSDGKGIDELADEVVAYLESNGYLTYP; this is encoded by the coding sequence ATGGCCGAGCAAAAAGCCACCAACGTGACATGGCACGAACACCATGTATCCAAAGAACAGCGCTGTCAGCAGAACGGACACAAGGGAGCCGTTCTCTGGTTCACCGGATTGAGCGGATCTGGAAAAAGTACCATTGCGAACACCGTCGATCACAAGCTGTTCGAAAAAGGCAAACACACCTTCGTGCTGGATGGCGATAACGTCCGCATGGGCCTCAATAAAAACCTCGGCTTTTCTCCTGAAGACCGTACCGAAAACATCCGTCGTATCGGCGAAGTTTCCAAGCTCTACACCGACGCCGGGATTCTGGTCATGACCGCCTTCATTTCTCCCTACCGCGAAGACCGCGATCAGGTCCGCGAAATTCTGGGTGATGGTGAGTTCATCGAGATCTTCGTCAAGGCTTCCCTGGAAACCTGCGAAGAACGCGATCCCAAAGGTCTCTACAAGAAAGCCCGGGCTGGCGAAATTAAAGGTTTCACCGGTATCGATGCTCCTTACGAAGAACCGGAAAAAGCAGAACTGATTCTCGATTCCGACGGCAAAGGCATCGACGAACTGGCTGACGAAGTCGTTGCCTACCTCGAATCCAACGGATACCTGACCTATCCGTAA
- the tadA gene encoding tRNA adenosine(34) deaminase TadA, whose translation MIDRPDEPEISPGDRELLQLHTRWMRFAFDEARAAFEEDEVPVGAVIVHQDRIIAAAHNQRETLSDPTAHAEMIAITQAAESLGTWRLSDCVLYVTLEPCPMCAGAIIQSRIPLVIYGTRDEKAGACHSLFQITSDPRLNHQSTVISGVMQDECRNILQEFFRNKRAEGKK comes from the coding sequence ATGATTGATCGTCCCGACGAACCAGAAATTTCCCCCGGCGACCGCGAACTGCTGCAACTGCATACCCGCTGGATGCGTTTCGCCTTTGATGAAGCGCGAGCTGCGTTCGAGGAAGATGAAGTTCCGGTCGGCGCGGTGATTGTGCACCAGGATCGCATCATTGCCGCCGCCCATAATCAGCGGGAGACTTTAAGCGATCCCACCGCACATGCCGAAATGATCGCGATCACGCAGGCAGCGGAATCACTGGGGACCTGGCGGCTGAGTGACTGTGTGCTGTATGTCACTTTGGAGCCCTGCCCGATGTGTGCCGGTGCAATCATTCAGTCACGGATTCCGCTGGTGATTTACGGGACGCGCGATGAAAAGGCGGGCGCGTGTCACTCGCTGTTTCAGATTACCAGCGACCCGCGGTTGAATCATCAGAGTACGGTCATCAGTGGTGTGATGCAGGATGAGTGTCGAAATATCCTGCAGGAATTTTTTCGCAACAAACGTGCGGAAGGAAAAAAATAG
- a CDS encoding sulfatase family protein, producing MPRSLLALLLILTLFVSHSQNLSAAEQRPNILWIIAEDMGPELGCYGTPEVKTPTLDRLAKNGMLYQNAFTVTPVCSTSRSSFMTGMYAMAIDAHNHRSHRDGTNPLPQGVRVITDWLRPAGYTTANIKKLTDDRKLAKFYKGTGKTDWNFTYPKGKQPFDLKDWDDLKQNQPFYAQINFSETHRGGAWNTSHEHLDYVVDPAKVQIPPYYPDHPVTRAVWAQYLNTVMAVDKKVAFILDLLKRDKLDKNTIIIFLGDHGRAMPRGKQWPYDSGLHIPLIVYWPEGNADLPVPALYQRGEKSDQLISSIDLSATTLALAGVEIPDKMQGQVFLGFHAEPPRTYLFGGRDRGDETVFHIRTVRDKQYRYLRNKYPERPFLQINRYKETQYPIIGLLRDLHAKGELSGPPLKLMADTRPREELYDIQADPWEINNLADSPQYQQVKQRLSAALDTWMEEIDDKGRIPEDPSIPKFWDERAIRNYTKGLQERPKDWFKSAPGLGPYKLKQESDK from the coding sequence ATGCCCAGATCTCTGCTTGCGCTCCTGCTGATTCTCACTCTGTTCGTTTCACACTCGCAGAATTTATCTGCCGCCGAACAGCGTCCGAATATTCTCTGGATTATCGCCGAAGACATGGGCCCGGAACTGGGCTGTTATGGCACGCCCGAAGTCAAGACACCGACGCTGGATCGCCTGGCGAAAAACGGCATGCTGTATCAGAATGCGTTCACCGTCACTCCCGTCTGCTCGACCAGCCGTTCTTCTTTCATGACCGGCATGTATGCGATGGCCATCGATGCCCACAATCATCGCTCGCACCGCGACGGCACCAATCCACTGCCGCAGGGCGTGCGGGTGATTACCGACTGGCTGCGCCCCGCGGGCTACACGACCGCCAATATCAAAAAACTGACCGACGACCGCAAGCTGGCGAAATTCTACAAAGGGACCGGCAAGACCGACTGGAACTTCACCTACCCCAAAGGCAAACAACCGTTCGACCTGAAAGACTGGGACGATCTCAAACAGAACCAGCCCTTTTACGCCCAGATTAACTTTTCGGAAACCCACAGGGGCGGTGCCTGGAATACGTCGCACGAACATCTCGACTATGTAGTCGATCCGGCGAAGGTTCAGATTCCCCCTTACTATCCCGATCACCCCGTCACCCGGGCGGTCTGGGCGCAGTATCTGAATACGGTAATGGCTGTTGATAAAAAAGTGGCCTTCATTCTGGATCTGCTCAAGCGGGACAAGCTCGACAAAAACACGATCATCATTTTTCTGGGCGATCATGGCCGGGCCATGCCCCGCGGCAAGCAGTGGCCTTATGACAGTGGCCTGCACATTCCCCTGATCGTGTACTGGCCCGAAGGCAATGCCGACCTGCCGGTGCCTGCTCTTTATCAGCGGGGTGAGAAAAGCGACCAGTTGATCTCGTCCATTGATCTGAGCGCGACCACACTCGCCCTGGCTGGTGTCGAAATACCGGACAAAATGCAGGGGCAGGTCTTTCTGGGTTTCCATGCTGAACCGCCTCGCACCTATCTGTTTGGCGGACGGGACCGCGGTGATGAAACCGTGTTCCACATTCGCACGGTGCGTGACAAACAATATCGCTACCTGCGGAACAAATACCCCGAACGCCCATTCCTGCAGATCAACCGCTACAAGGAAACCCAGTACCCGATCATCGGACTGCTGCGCGATCTGCATGCGAAAGGGGAATTGAGCGGACCGCCTCTGAAGCTGATGGCCGACACCCGGCCGCGCGAGGAACTGTATGACATCCAGGCTGATCCCTGGGAAATCAACAACCTGGCCGATTCTCCCCAGTATCAGCAGGTCAAACAGCGGCTGTCCGCTGCCCTGGATACCTGGATGGAGGAAATCGACGATAAAGGCCGCATCCCCGAAGATCCCTCGATCCCCAAGTTCTGGGACGAGCGGGCGATTCGCAACTACACAAAAGGCTTACAGGAACGCCCGAAAGACTGGTTCAAGTCGGCTCCGGGCCTGGGTCCTTATAAACTCAAACAGGAATCAGACAAGTAA